The following proteins come from a genomic window of Dysidea avara chromosome 12, odDysAvar1.4, whole genome shotgun sequence:
- the LOC136240607 gene encoding unconventional myosin-VIIa-like has translation MVILTKGQHVWYDNTQGGEFEVPIGAVVKFSDTGQIQLVDDDEEEHWVDQNNAQKIKVMHITSEESVEDMIRLGDLHEAGILHNLYMRYKNKLIYTYTGSILVAVNPYTLLPIYDQKHLNQYKDKKIGEEPPHIFAIADNAYYFMKRGGRNQCVIISGESGAGKTESTKLILQFLAAVGGEHSWIAQQILEANPIMEAFGNAKTVRNDNSSRFGKYIDVHFTTSGVIEGSQIEQYLLEKSRIVHQLEDERNYHIFYRMLVGLPKDQLKVLGLSKPSNYYYLTQGNCLTCEGMDDNEEFARIVGAMKVLNFGDDEMQNIWELVACVLHLGNVVFGEKEEHNLPVAFIKTQEEVKRAAGLLHVSKDGLDKALCTHSTLTRGEVIVSPLKKVAAMDVRDAFVKGIYGRTFIWIVEKINKAIFVPKQDKMQKRLSIGVLDIFGFENFSTNSFEQMCINYCNENLQQFFVRHIFKLEQAEYDKEKIDWQKIEFKDNQETLDMIAVKPLNIIALIDEESRFPKGTDETMLQKLHKQHADNSLYIKPQSAIDARFGIHHFAGDVYYDSVGFLEKNRDTFSADLIDLLHTTKSPFLTEIFSGVKAMTTETRKKAPTLGAQFKKSLDALMKTLEACQPFFVRCVKPNEYKKALVYDRELCTRQLRYSGMMETIRIRRAGYPIRHDFEQFVDRYRMLWSKMTPEMVKGADAKTNSIKLAKEILGDRDWQVGVTKVFIKDADDQYLEELREEALTKKVIIIQRVVRGYFQRMKFKKLKKATIVFQKCTRRLLAMKRYKKMKLGFARLQATWRARKLTRNYRTMRRRIQLFQTRCRGMLTRRAFKRRLSCIIRIQCGFRKVLAIRKVREMREEKRRREEAERIRREEEERLRKQMADAEAKKEAERLHKERMEKLEQERKEREEQQKLETQRKKEEIERMAEEAERRRDEPVQEAEIVEQIFGQIGEVTNQGDMSEIDVKNLQMPPMEVDVDDEDISDYKFNKFVTAYFQGQASHSYIRRPLKQPLLQLRNEYDRQAALAMWTTILRFMGDLPEPKPPAPVVPEPKESGGGGLAKKLSATFGRKSKKPEGLEEALAAAEQVSPTKSEDKKTMSLRKKLASMTLKKKSKISQEVSDMIREGKTPKAEEGEGMPILSRPTSNLEKLQFIIGNGILRPDLRDEIYCQICKQLTQNPSKSSHARGWVLLSLCVGCFSPSEKFIKYLRCFIMEGPPGYAPYCEERLRRTMLNGTRHQPPSWLELQATKSKKPLMLPITFMDGNTKTLLADSATTAKELCDQLAEKIGLKDKFGFSLYIALFDKVSSLGSGGDHVMDAISQCEQYAKEMGAQERNAPWRLFFRKEIFAPWHDPSEDPIGTNLIYQQVVRGIKFGEYRCEKNEELAALAAQQYYVDHAADMNLERLVGLVPNYIPDSCLQGAGTIEKWGQQIVNAYRKAPYVRSRVERSRVKEEIVNFSKLRWPLLFSRFYEAYRFSGPTLPKNEVIIAVNWTGVYIVDDQEHVLLECSFPEITNVSSSRSGRGLGQSFTMTTIKGEEYTFTSANGEDIKDLVTAFLDGLRKRSKYVIAMMDYQSPGEGSSFLSFQKGDLIQLESEDGEDIMSTGWCFGECERTKKKGDFPAECVYVLPAITKPPMEVLALFAEQTAETAEKIIATTQTALNENQPDADEKPYTLERFSFDYFLPPQKRTLSKTLSRGAFRKKDSNQPWAFTRDPIKQPLLKKIANQSDEIQLRACQSFLAILKYMGDYPSKKLRLSTELTDQIFEHPLLHEPLRDEVYCQIIKQLTENKLKTSEERGWELLWIACGLFPCSNTLLRELNLFLQSKVARFPVATDCQQRLLKSTKHGARKYPPHLVEVDAIQSKTTQIFHKVFFPDDSNQAFEVDSSTRSKDFCAGIAERLSLKTAEGFSLFVKISDKVISVPEGDFFFDFVRHLTEWLKRARQTRDGQSPNVGYQVFFMKKLWSTTVIGKDIIADTMFHFHQELPKFLRGYHKCTKEDAANLGAYIYRIRFGDTKSHFSNIPQVLKMLIPADLVRQGYSPDDWKKAIIASFNKHTAKSQNDAKVAFLKIICKWPTFGSAFFEVKQQTEPHFPETLLIAINKNGVSLIDPSSRDILANYPFTKISNWSSGNNYFHMTIGNLVRGSRLLCETSLGYKMDDLLTSYISLMLATMNKQKKIEQQRGASLRRGGTPSRAGSRKY, from the exons ATGGTCATTCTGACGAAG GGCCAGCATGTGTGGTATGACAACACACAGGGTGGAGAATTCGAAGTGCCGATCGGAGCGGTCGTAAAGTTCTCTGATACCGGCCAAATCCAACTTGTTGATGACGATGAAGAG GAACACTGGGTGGATCAGAACAATGCTCAAAAGATCAAAGTGATGCATATCACTAGTGAAGAAAGTGTGGAAGACATG ATTCGTTTGGGTGATTTGCACGAAGCTGGTATCCTGCACAACTTGTACATGAGATACAAGAACAAGTTGATATAT ACCTACACTGGATCTATCCTTGTGGCAGTCAACCCATACACTCTACTCCCCATCTATGATCAGAAGCACCTTaaccagtataaggacaagaaGATTGGTGAAGAGCCTCCCCATATTTTTGCCATCGCTGATAATGCTTACTATTTCATGAAGAGAGGAGGCCGAAATCAGTGTGTTATCATCAG TGGAGAGAGTGGAGCTGGCAAGACAGAGTCCACTAAACTTATTCTGCAGTTTTTAGCAGCTGTAGGTGGTGAGCATTCATGGATCGCACAACAGATTCTAGAGGCCAATCCTATTATGGAAG CATTTGGAAATGCCAAGACTGTCCGTAACGATAATTCTAGTCGATTCGGAAAGTATATAGATGTCCATTTTACTACTAGTGGAGTGATTGAGGGTTCTCAGATTGAACAATATCTTTTGGAAAAGTCAAGAATAGTCCATCAG CTCGAGGATGAACGCAACTATCACATCTTTTACCGTATGTTAGTAGGACTACCGAAGGACCAACTGAAAGTTCTTGGCCTTTCAAAACCTTCAAACTACTACTACCTCACACAG GGAAACTGCCTTACCTGTGAGGGAATGGATGACAATGAAGAGTTTGCTCGTATTGTGGGAGCTATGAAAGTGCTGAACTTTGGAGATGATGAAATGCAGAACATTTGGGAGTTAGTTGCGTGTGTCCTTCATCTTGGAAATGTTGTGTTTGGAG AAAAGGAGGAGCATAATTTACCAGTAGCATTTATTAAGACACAAGAAGAAGTAAAGAGAGCAGCTGGCTTACTTCAT GTCTCCAAAGATGGACTAGACAAAGCTCTCTGCACACACTCCACTCTCACACGTGGTGAAGTGATTGTATCACCTCTCAAGAAAGTAGCTGCAATGGATGTGAGGGATGCTTTTGTAAAGGGAATTTACGGGAGAACATTTATCTGGATTGTGGAAAAAATCAACAAAGCCATCTTTGTACCAAAACAAGACAAAATGCAAAAAAGACTTTCCATTGGAGTTTTAGATATCTTTGGATTTGAGAATTTCTCAACCAATAG TTTTGAACAAATGTGCATCAACTATTGTAATGAGAACTTGCAACAATTCTTTGTCCGTCACATCTTCAAACTGGAGCAAGCTGAGTACGACAAAGAAAAAATTGACTGGCAAAAGATTGAGTTTAAAGACAACCAGGAAACACTAGACATGATTGCTGTAAAGCCACTAAACATTATTGCACTGATTGACGAAGAGAGTAGATTTCCCAAG GGGACAGATGAGACAATGTTACAGAAGCTCCACAAGCAGCATGCCGACAATTCACTCTACATCAAGCCACAATCTGCTATTGATGCACGATTTGGTATCCATCACTTTGCTGGTGATGTGTACTATGACAGTGTTGGCTTCTTGGAGAAAAACAGAGACACATTTAGTGCTGACCTAATTGACTTACTTCACACCACCAAGTCACCATTTCTGACTGAAATTTTCAGTGGAGTCAAAGCAATG ACCACTGAGACTCGCAAAAAAGCTCCAACATTAGGTGCTCAGTTTAAAAAGTCTTTAGATGCTTTGATGAAGACATTAGAAGCATGCCAGCCATTCTTTGTGAGGTGTGTGAAGCCAAACGAGTACAAAAAAGCTTTG GTGTATGACCGAGAATTGTGCACTCGTCAGTTGAGGTATTCAGGAATGATGGAGACAATTCG TATTCGTCGTGCTGGCTATCCAATTCGACATGACTTTGAACAGTTTGTGGATCGTTATCGAATGCTCTGGTCAAAAATGACCCCTGAAATGGTTAAAGGAGCTGATGCTAAGACAAACTCAATTAAACTAGCCAAAGAAATACTTGGTGATCGTGACTGGCAAGTTGGAGTAACAAAAGTGTTCATAAAG GATGCTGATGATCAGTATCTAGAGGAACTCAGAGAGGAAGCTCTAACAAAGAAAGTTATAATTATCCAGAGAGTTGTCCGTGGCTACTTCCAAAGGATGAAATTCAAGAAGCTGAAGAAAGCTACCATAGTTTTTCAGAAGTGCACACGAAGACTGCTAGCAATGAAAAGATACAAAAAG ATGAAACTTGGGTTTGCTCGCCTACAAGCCACTTGGAGGGCTCGAAAACTGACCAGAAATTATCGTACCATGAGGAGACGCATTCAATTGTTCCAAACACGCTGTCGAGGAATGTTAACAAGAAGGGCATTTAAAAGGAGGCTGAGCTGCATAATTCGGATACAATGTGGCTTTAGAAAAGTTCTTGCTATTCGCAAAGTTAGAGAAATGCGTGAGGAG AAACGTCGACGTGAGGAGGCTGAGAGGATACGTCGTGAAGAAGAAGAGAGATTAAGGAAACAAATGGCTGATGCAGAGGCTAAAAAAGAAGCAGAGCGACTGCACAAG GAACGTATGGAGAAACTAGAACAGGAGAGAAAGGAAAGGGAAGAACAGCAGAAATTAGAGACTCAAAGAAAAAAGGAAGAAATTGAAAGGATGGCAGAGGAAGCTGAGAGGCGTAGAGATGAACCAGTACAAGAGGCTGAAATT gtGGAACAGATATTTGGACAAATTGGAGAAGTTACCAATCAAGGAGACATGTCTGAAATTGATGTAAAGAATCTCCAGATGCCTCCAATGGAAGTTGAT GTTGATGATGAAGATATTTCAGACTACAAGTTCAACAAATTTGTGACTGCTTACTTCCAAGGTCAAGCCTCACACTCATACATCAGAAGACCATTAAAACAACCTCTACTGCAACTGAGAAATGAATATGATCGTCAG GCTGCTCTTGCAATGTGGACAACTATTTTACGTTTTATGGGAGACTTGCCAGAACCCAAACCACCAGCCCCTGTAGTGCCAGAACCAAAG GAAAGTGGAGGAGGTGGTTTGGCTAAAAAACTTTCTGCCACTTTCGGTAGAAAATCAAAGAAACCCGAAGGATTAGAAGAAGCTCTTGCTGCTGCTGAG CAAGTATCACCTACTAAATCGGAGGACAAGAAAACAATGAGTCTTCGTAAGAAGTTAGCATCCATGACACTGAAGAAGAAGTCAAAAATCTCACAG GAGGTGTCTGACATGATTCGCGAAGGAAAAACACCGAAGGCTGAAGAAGGAGAAGGAATGCCGATTCTCTCCAGACCCACATCCAATTTAGAAAAGCTGCAGTTCATTATTGGAAATGGAATTCTCCGTCCTGATTTGAG GGATGAGATTTATTGTCAAATTTGCAAACAGCTGACACAAAACCCATCAAAGTCTTCACATGCTCGTGGATGGGTATTGCTATCACTTTGTGTTGGATGCTTCTCTCCTTCTGAAAAG TTTATCAAATATCTCCGCTGCTTCATCATGGAAGGTCCTCCTGGATATGCTCCTTATTGTGAGGAAAGATTGAGAAGAACTATGCTAAATGGTACAAGACATCAACCTCCTTCGTGGCTTGAGCTACAA GCCACCAAGTCTAAAAAGCCACTGATGTTGCCAATCACCTTCATGGATGGTAACACAAAGACATTACTTGCCGATTCAGCCACTACTGCTAAAGAACTCTGTGACCAACTTGCTGAAAAGATAGGACTAAAGGACAAGTTTGGCTTCTCACTCTACATAGCACTATTTGACAAG GTGTCATCACTTGGCAGTGGAGGAGATCATGTGATGGATGCTATTTCTCAGTGTGAACAATATGCTAAGGAAATGGGAGCTCAAGAAAGGAATGCTCCTTGGAGACTATTCTTCAG GAAAGAGATATTTGCTCCATGGCATGATCCTTCCGAAGATCCAATTGGTACTAACCTCATATACCAGCAAGTTGTCCGAGGAATAAAGTTCGGAGAGTATCGTTGTGAAAAG AATGAAGAGCTTGCTGCACTAGCTGCTCAGCAGTACTATGTAGACCATGCTGCTGACATGAATCTAGAGCGTTTGGTTGGACTGGTACCTAACTACATCCCTGACTCATGTCTTCAAGGAGCTGGGACAATAGAAAAATGGGGACAGCAGATTGTCAATGCTTACAGAAAG GCCCCATATGTACGAAGTCGTGTTGAGCGTTCTCGTGTCAAAGAAGAGATAGTTAACTTTTCCAAGCTTCGTTGGCCTTTACTATTTTCACGATTCTATGAAGCATACCGGTTCTCTGGACCAACTCTTCCCAAGAATGAagtcattattgctgtcaactggACTGGAGTGTATATTGTTGATGATCAGGAACATGTTCTCTTAGAATGTTCCTTCCCAGAAATAACTAACGTATCAAGCAGTAG ATCTGGTCGAGGATTAGGACAAAGCTTCACAATGACCACAATTAAGGGAGAAGAGTACACGTTTACTAGTGCTAATGGAGAGGACATTAAGGATCTTGTTACTGCCTTTTTGGATGGATTACGCAAAAGATCTAAATATGTGATTGCCATGATGGACTACCAAAGCCCTG GTGAGGGCTCATCTTTTCTGAGTTTCCAGAAGGGTGATCTCATTCAATTGGAATCAGAAGATGGAGAAGACATTATGAGCACTGGATGGtgttttggagaatgtgaacgTACTAAGAAGAAAGGGGATTTCCCTGCTGAGTGTGTTTATGTGCTCCCTGCAATAACAAAGCCTCCAATGGAAGTGCTG GCATTGTTTGCAGAGCAGACAGCAGAAACAGCAGAGAAGATTATTGCTACAACACAAACTGCTCTGAATGAGAACCAGCCAGATGCTGATGAAAAGCCATACACTCTTGAACGATTTTCATTTGACTATTTCTTACCACCACAAAAACGTACACTTTCAAAGACTTTGTCAAGAGGTGCCTTTAGAAAGAAAGATTCCAACCAGCCATGGGCATTTACAAGG GACCCAATCAAGCAGCCATTGCTAAAGAAAATTGCCAACCAGTCTGATGAGATACAACTACGAGCATGTCAATCATTCTTGG CTATCTTGAAATATATGGGTGACTACCCATCGAAAAAACTGAGATTAAGCACTGAGTTGACTGACCAAATATTTGAACATCCTCTACTTCAT GAACCACTAAGAGACGAAGTATATTGTCAGATCATCAAGCAATTAACTGAGAATAAACTGAAAACAAGTGAAGAAAGAGGATGGGAACTGCTATGGATCGCGTGTGGCCTCTTCCCTTGTAGTAATACCTTACTACGGGAACTCAATTTGTTCTTGCAATCTAAAGTTGCTCGTTTCCCTGTTGCAACTGATTGTCAACAGAGGCTACTGAAATCCACAAA ACATGGTGCTCGTAAATATCCACCACATTTGGTTGAGGTTGATGCCATACAAAGCAAAACTACACAAATATTTCACAAGGTGTTCTTCCCAGATGACTCAAACCAG GCATTTGAAGTTGATTCTAGCACACGCTCAAAAGATTTCTGTGCTGGTATTGCTGAAAGGCTAAGTCTCAAGACAGCAGAAGGCTTTAGTTTGTTTGTGAAGATCAGTGACAAAG TGATCAGTGTCCCAGAAGGAGATTTCTTCTTTGACTTTGTTCGTCACTTAACTGAATGGCTTAAGAGAGCAAGGCAAACAAGAGATG GCCAATCTCCTAATGTTGGTTATCAAGTCTTCTTTATGAAGAAATTGTGGTCAACTACTGTAATAGGAAAGGATATCATAGCAGACACCATGTTCCATTTCCATCAG GAACTTCCTAAGTTTCTTCGAGGGTACCACAAGTGCACCAAAGAAGATGCTGCAAATCTTGGAGCTTACATCTATCGTATCAGATTTGGAGATACTAAATCTCACTTCAGCAACATACC TCAAgtgcttaaaatgttgatacCAGCTGATTTAGTCCGTCAAGGGTATTCCCCAGATGACTGGAAGAAG GCCATCATAGCTTCCTTTAATAAGCACACAGCCAAGAGCCAAAATGATGCAAAGGTTGCTTTCTTAAAAATCATTTGTAAATGGCCAACATTTGGATCAGCATTCTTTGAAGTGAAG caacaaacagaGCCCCACTTCCCAGAGACTTTGTTGATTGCCATAAACAAGAATGGTGTCAGCTTGATTGATCCCAGCTCAAGG GACATCTTGGCTAACTATCCCTTCACTAAGATATCAAACTGGAGTAGTGGAAATAATTACTTCCATATGACAATTGGTAATCTTGTACGTGGCAGCAGACTGCTCTGTGAGACATCACTG GGCTACAAAATGGATGATTTGCTTACATCGTACATCTCACTAATGTTGGCTACCATGAACAAGCAGAAGAAGATTGAACAACAACGTGGTGCTTCTCTCAGGAGGGGTGGAACCCCTAGTAGGGCTGGATCTCGCAAATATTAA
- the LOC136240608 gene encoding A-kinase anchor protein 17A-like has translation MPFRKTLREHQRGLAVSKDGTVESFDGPQRIWVFRKRFILLARISASQKEYIRVEERNGTLKNLPGPCYTYIDPFTMNNAEVMSSISLDANEVLVVYSRDRSTSQVVRKIQYGPMLFTPSADEWLHEFIWHGTDRQNKTQKIPGGLRFTKLRVIPDQFYYNIKDVRTKDDALITVKVMMFFELRDIETMLNQTTDPIGDFINALTADVIAFGSQLTLKEFVDNTGQLNILDNYTQLRERSKAIGYEVSKVVYRGFQCNDKLQRLLSTAMERRTALRIQMESDHQEQDLTDAKLQNEIHRNEIEQKIKVEELKHRQELAKLEKKHELQLQEKDYMERLKRKKAEEQAKLENKKKIDQQRLQYLTQLHTMGVNVTDFLVSQHPRPDQVLRVVTTNDGASSTAPTVHIHP, from the exons ATGCCGTTTAGAAAGACTCTAAGAGAACATCAAAgg GGCCTGGCGGTCAGTAAAGATGGAACTGTTGAGTCATTTGATGGACCTCAACGGATATGGGTGTTCCGTAAGCGATTCATTCTACTAGCCAGAATATCAGCCAGCCAGAAAGAATACATCAGAGTGGAGGAAAGAAATGGAACTCTGAAGAACTTGCCAGG GCCATGTTATACATACATTGACCCATTCACAATGAACAATGCTGAAGTGATGTCATCCATATCACTGGATGCCAATGAGGTGTTGGTGGTATATAGTCGTGATCGATCTACTAGTCAAGTCGTGAGGAAGATCCAGTATGGACCAATGTTGTTTACACCTTCTGCTGatgaatg GCTGCATGAGTTTATTTGGCATGGAACTGATAGACAGAACAAAACTCAGAAGATACCTGGTGGATTACGATTTACAAAACTCCGTGTCATCCCAGATCAATTCTACTACAAT ATCAAAGAT GTGAGAACTAAGGACGATgcattaatcacagtaaaagtGATGATGTTTTTTGAACTAAGAGATATTGAAACAATG CTTAACCAGACAACTGATCCCATTGGAGATTTTATCAA TGCCCTCACAGCTGATGTGATAGCATTTGGATCTCAACTGAC ATTGAAGGAATTTGTTGATAATACTGGTCAGTTAAACATTTTGGACAATTACACTCAGCTAAGAGAGCGTAGTAAAGCGATCGGCTATGAGGTGTCCAAGGTGGTGTACAGAGGCTTCCAATGTAATGACAAGTTGCAG CGTCTGTTGAGTACTGCAATGGAGCGACGTACTGCATTGAGAATACAG ATGGAGTCGGATCACCAGGAACAAGATCTCACAGATGCTAAACTTCAAAATGAAATTCACCGGAATGAGATTG AGCAAAAAATTAAGGTGGAGGAACTAAAACATCGTCAGGAGCTAGCAAA GTTGGAGAAGAAACATGAACTGCAGTTACAAGAGAAGGATTATATGGAGAGGCTAAAGAGAAAGAAAGCTGAAGAACAAGCTAAACTAGAG AACAAGAAGAAAATTGATCAACAGAGACTACAGTATCtgacacagttacacactatGGGGGTAAACGTTACAGACTTTCTTGTGAGCCAACATCCAAGGCCGGACCAAGTTCTCAGGGTGGTCACTACAAATGATGGAGCAAGCTCCACTGCACCCACAGTACACATTCACCCTTGA
- the LOC136240592 gene encoding EF-hand domain-containing family member C2-like: MALPFLPGNNFNQNLGRDKFHKSHAFDYSGDVFNFVGEHKSGIGGQPLPGGKPKPKTSVYPRGLGSDKPAWVAFDRQVLKFDAYFQEAVHERREERYRIRKCVIYFYLEDDTIQVLEPKQENSGIPQGTLVRRHRIPMPPPNDDHFYTVEYFNIGKEISLYSRAFKITGCDKFTQNFLGKLGVRVPIIEEFPEDPFTTYRSQQLAAMQPLRPYERVDTLKQFLEYDRQVLRFYCVWDDTHNMFGDPHVLVLHYFLANDTIEVIEKVAPNSGRDAFPVFLQRQKLPKQIENLKQPGVETKRTVLNVFGPMGHGGRHILDSLKTGAVNIDYYRDVDLSLGGVITVWGRRVLLCDCDDFTKEYYRTKYGIDQFNKVDTQHPRVSLPDREYPPYEGFQIGSEEDTMANCLNLIPKPPRKDFIKFMEKDRQGLNSNVFRFVAKLDTKRPIDVDRTFIIFYYLSDNTIAVFERPQRNSGIIAGNFLERNRIAKAKDKDATIYYLPEDFYIGGRVEFNKHKFILVDADEYVFKYMEKYCEQFPHSNLSLIMAKLRGPAIPRMQDIKERFAKHDPDKLGILPYIKFRSLVYQLSQGLLNEHEVMTLGRQYGEQRPLPTVIKLAQGDLEKQNYNGLSKLQDILEYHDTDKTGLLPSDNVRHICHIVQLPLSDQFIDGLMMACQDKDHVVHYKDFLQFIDWKDNPVKSPKLPPHDMPAAGKSDGWDSDQDTTLVTQVHYAKLLVDLVH, from the exons ATGGCGTTACCATTTCTGCCTGGGAACAACTTCAACCAGAAC CTGGGGCGTGATAAATTTCATAAATCTCACGCATTCGACTACAGCGGGGACGTTTTCAACTTTGTTGGAGAGCACAAATCTGGAATAG GTGGTCAGCCGTTACCAGGTGGGAAACCTAAACCAAAGACCAGTGTTTACCCCAGAGGATTGGGATCTGATAAGCCCGCATGGGTGGCCTTTGACAGACAG GTGCTAAAATTTGATGCTTATTTTCAAGAGGCAGTTCACGAGAGAAGAGAGGAGCGATATCGTATCAGAAAATGTGTTATTTATTTCTATTTGGAAGATGACACGATACAAGTTCTCGAACCAAAGCAAGAGAATTCTGGAATTCCACAAG GGACTCTTGTTCGAAGGCATCGTATTCCAATGCCACCTCCAAATGATGACCACTTTTACACTGTGGAGTATTTTAATATCGGAAAAGAAATATCATTGTACTCAAGAGCATTCAAGATAACA GGCTGCGATAAATTTACTCAAAACTTTCTGGGTAAGTTAGGTGTCCGAGTACCAATCATTGAAGAATTCCCAGAAGATCCTTTCACCACATATCGATCACAA CAACTTGCTGCAATGCAGCCCCTAAGACCTTATGAAAGAGTGGATACTTTGAAACAATTTTTGGAATATGATCGACAAGTCCTAAGGTTTTACTGTGTCTGGGATGACACTCACAA CATGTTTGGGGACCCACATGTATTGGTCCTTCACTATTTCTTGGCTAATGATACCATTGAGGTTATTGAAAAAGTTGCCCCTAACTCTGGACGTGATGCCTTCCCTGTCTTCCTTCAACGACAAAAACTTCCGAAACAAATAGAGAACCTAAAGCAGCCTGGAGTGGAAACAAAGAGGACGGTACTAAATGTATTTGGGCCAATGGGTCACGGTGGAAGACATATTTTAGATTCACTTAAG ACAGGAGCAGTTAACATTGATTATTATCGTGATGTTGACCTATCATTGGGTGGTGTTATCACTGTGTGGGGTAGAAGGGTGCTGCTTTGTGACTGTGATGATTTCACAAAGGAATACTACAGGACCAAATATGGAATTG ACCAATTTAACAAGGTGGATACTCAGCACCCAAGAGTATCTCTACCAGACCGAGAGTATCCACCATATGAAGGATTCCAGATTGGCTCAGAAGAAGACACTATGGCTAACTGTCTCAATTTGATCCCTAAACCACCAAGGAAAGATTTCATCAAGTTTATGGAGAAGGACAG ACAAGGACTGAACAGTAACGTATTCAGATTTGTGGCCAAGTTGGACACTAAGCGACCAATCGACGTTGACAGAACATTCATAATATTTTACTATCTCTCAGACAATACCATCGCTGTGTTTGAACGACCTCAAAGAAACTCGG GAATTATTGCTGGTAACTTCCTGGAAAGAAATAGAATTGCCAAAGCAAAAGATAAGGATGCAACCATCTACTATCTACCTGAA GACTTCTATATTGGGGGCAGGGTGGAGTTTAACAAACACAAGTTTATACTAGTGGACGCTGATGAATATGTGTTCAAATATATGGAGAAGTATTGCGAACAATTTCCACACTCCAACTTAAGCTTGATCATGGCTAAGCTGAGGGGACCAGCAATTCCCAGGATGCAGGACATCAAAGAAAGATTTGCTAAACATGACCCAGACAAACTGGGTATCTTACCGTACATTAAATTCCGAAGCCTCGTTTATCAACTCAGTCAAGGACTATTAAACGAACATGAAGTAATGACCCTGGGAAGACAGTACGGGGAACAAAGA CCACTGCCAACGGTGATCAAGCTAGCACAAGGAGATCTTGAGAAACAGAACTACAATGGACTCAGTAAACTACAGGACATATTAGAATATCACGATACTGACAA GACAGGGCTACTGCCGTCAGATAATGTGAGACATATTTGCCACATAGTTCAGCTTCCATTATCAGACCAGTTCATTGATGGACTAATGATGGC GTGTCAAGACAAAGATCACGTAGTACATTACAAAGACTTTCTCCAGTTTATTGACTGGAAAGACAACCCGGTAAAGTCCCCTAAATTACCACCTCATGATATG CCTGCTGCTGGTAAGAGCGACGGATGGGACAGTGATCAAGACACAACACTAGTCACCCAGGTACACTATGCCAAACTTCTAGTGGACCTGGTACACTAA